AAGTCAGCGCCCTGGTGTACGTTGCGGCCTTCGCCCCCGATGCCGGGCAGATCAGTGGTGAACAGGGCAAGGGCGCGCCTACGCCGCCTGGCATCAGCCAGATCAAGGCGGACAGCAACGGCTTCCTCTACCTGACGCCAGAAGGCATGGCCAAGGACTTCGCCCAGGATCTGCCGGCGGCACAGACCGCGGTGATGAGCGCAACGCAAGGCCCGATCAAGGCATCGGCCTTCGATGATCGCACCACGGTCGCTGCCTGGAAGACCAAGCCGTCCTGGTACCTGCTCGCCTCTGAGGACCGCATGATTCACCCCGACGTTCAGCGCTCCAGTGCCAAGCGTATCGGCGCCACCCTGACCGAACTGGGCACCAGCCATGTGCCGCAGCAGTCACAGCCTGGCGAAGTGGCCAAGGTGATTCTCGAAGCGGTGCGCAGTGTCGATGCGCAGTGAGCGGGAGTGCAGTTTCATGCTCATGGCCTATGACCTGAAAAATTAAGGGCTTAACCTCTCCCGAATGTGCTCGCAGCCACTGCAAGGATTTTCAGCAGTAGGCTGCGCGCAAACACTACGCTAGGGTCTGTTAGGCCATTCTTTTAGGTCAGTCTCGACGTTGGGCGGTGAGTGTGGACAGGTTTCAGGAGATGAAGGTACTGCTGGCCGTTGCGGAAGCAGAGAGCTTTGCCGGCGGTGCCAGACTGGTGGGGATGTCACCACCCAGCGTGACCCGGGTGATTGCCGGTTTGGAGAAGCGCTTGGGCACGCTGTTGCTGGCGCGCAGCACGCGAAGCCTGCGCCTGACCGAAGCGGGGCGGCGTTATGTGGAGGACTGCAAGCGTATCCTGCTGGAGCTGGAGGAGGCCGAAGAGTTGGCCACTGGCAGCAGCATTCGTGCACGGGGCAACCTGACCGTGACGGCTCCGGTGATGTTCGGTGAGCTGTACCTGATTCCGCTGATTACCGAGTACCTGTCGGCGCATCCACAGGTGACGATCAATGCGCTGCTGGTGGATCGTCTGGTGAATATGGTGGAGGAGGGCGTGGACGTCGCCATCCGCATCGGCCAGTTACCGGAAACTGGCTTGCAGGCCATCAAGGTTGGTCATATTCGCCCAGTCATCTGCGCTGCACCGGCTTTTCTCGAACGCTTTGGCCGGCCACAAGAACCCAAGGAGGTCATGGCTGCGCCCATCGTGATGTCCTCGGCCAGCAGCCTGCTCACCGACTGGCAGTTCAACCTGGGCACCAGCGCTCTTACCCTGCATCCCAAACCGCGCCTGTTGGTGAGTTCCAACCAGGCGGCGATCAATGCTGCACGGCTGGGTTGGGGCCTGACGCGGGTGTTGTCGTATCAGGTGGCCGAGCTGGTCGCCAAGGGTGAGCTGGAGATCATTCTGGAGTCCTTTGAGGCTTCGGCACTGCCAGTGCATGTGCTCTATCAAGGCGGCGGCCGAGTACCCGCCAAGGTGCGCACCTTTGTCGATTTCTGTGCCAGCCGCTTTCTACAAGACCCAGCGCTGCAAAGGGGCGAAGGTGCTTAAGCCATGAGCCGCTATCGGCAGATGCAGGTATTCGCCGCCGTGGTGCAAGCCGGCAGCCTGGCCGCGGCCGCGCGCCAGCTTGAGCAGTCGCCTGCGACCATCATGCGCAGCATCGCCGCCCTGGAAGCACGGCTGAACAACAGGCTGTTGCTACGCGGGCCGCGCGGCGTCGAGCTAAGCCCCGCGGGCGAGCAGTTTGCCGTCAGCTGTCGGCAGATTCTCGAACACACCGCCGTTGCCGAGCGCTCTGCCGCTGGCATGCATGCGTGCCCCGCTGGTCGGTTGAGTCTGTCGTTACCGCTGCTGATGGATCAGCAGGTACTGATGCCAATCGCCCTCGATTATCTGACGGCGTTCCCTGAGGTGCAGTTGGTCACTCAGGCCCGCGAAGGCGTGCCCAAACTGCTTGAGGAGAACATTGATGTTGCCCTGGTGGTGGGCCATCTGCCTAACTCGTCCGGGTTTGCCATGCCGGTGGGCAGGGTGCGGCCGATTGTTTGCGGTTCTCCCGCCTACCTGGCCAAGTGGGGGCGCCCGC
This DNA window, taken from Pseudomonas sp. SG20056, encodes the following:
- a CDS encoding alpha/beta hydrolase, with protein sequence MKTFKSQLVTAAFALTSTLMVSVSQAAEATPSVVIVHGAFADGSDWAKVVPYLQAEGVAVTVVQNPLTSLADDVAATQRVLNNQPGNVVLVGHSWGGTVISEAGAHEKVSALVYVAAFAPDAGQISGEQGKGAPTPPGISQIKADSNGFLYLTPEGMAKDFAQDLPAAQTAVMSATQGPIKASAFDDRTTVAAWKTKPSWYLLASEDRMIHPDVQRSSAKRIGATLTELGTSHVPQQSQPGEVAKVILEAVRSVDAQ
- a CDS encoding LysR family transcriptional regulator, which produces MKVLLAVAEAESFAGGARLVGMSPPSVTRVIAGLEKRLGTLLLARSTRSLRLTEAGRRYVEDCKRILLELEEAEELATGSSIRARGNLTVTAPVMFGELYLIPLITEYLSAHPQVTINALLVDRLVNMVEEGVDVAIRIGQLPETGLQAIKVGHIRPVICAAPAFLERFGRPQEPKEVMAAPIVMSSASSLLTDWQFNLGTSALTLHPKPRLLVSSNQAAINAARLGWGLTRVLSYQVAELVAKGELEIILESFEASALPVHVLYQGGGRVPAKVRTFVDFCASRFLQDPALQRGEGA
- a CDS encoding LysR family transcriptional regulator is translated as MSRYRQMQVFAAVVQAGSLAAAARQLEQSPATIMRSIAALEARLNNRLLLRGPRGVELSPAGEQFAVSCRQILEHTAVAERSAAGMHACPAGRLSLSLPLLMDQQVLMPIALDYLTAFPEVQLVTQAREGVPKLLEENIDVALVVGHLPNSSGFAMPVGRVRPIVCGSPAYLAKWGRPQTPEDLKAHRTVLTTASGQQSEWRFYGERSIRLVKPLPVLTCTTQRAAIHAATLGLGLIRCMSYEAHHELQSGLLEPVLNDFASQALPAQLIYRDGRRAEARVRTFIDFATPRLRAHPAFLD